A window of the Mesoplasma florum L1 genome harbors these coding sequences:
- a CDS encoding HPr family phosphocarrier protein — protein sequence MAQFTAVITDKIGLHARPATAIISAASKYGSDIQIVSGSKSGNLRSIMNILSMQIKNGDEITIIADGSDAEEAVAGIKEAMIAAALIEG from the coding sequence ATGGCACAATTTACAGCAGTTATAACTGACAAAATTGGATTACATGCAAGACCAGCTACTGCAATTATTTCAGCAGCTTCAAAATATGGTTCAGACATTCAAATCGTTTCAGGAAGTAAATCAGGAAACTTAAGATCAATAATGAACATCTTATCAATGCAAATTAAAAATGGTGATGAAATTACTATTATTGCTGATGGTAGTGATGCTGAAGAAGCAGTTGCTGGTATTAAAGAAGCAATGATCGCTGCAGCATTAATTGAAGGTTAA
- a CDS encoding CPBP family intramembrane glutamic endopeptidase codes for MKLIINKLKNFMKSSLNKMRFQDQLPEEVKFKFNVFNPLIDGIIFATSVLFVPLIVLIILKFTINANTEEDTQSIINLVFVSVQIFCSAIGCFVLYKRDNELFTRTNAFGIYAFIVLPFLFVIILGSLFLALSGWNSKNNPVATQFVSMTLQIIAEVVVGIILFIKVPFLKDRIFLTLKKEWKKVIVVVLIMTIVLFAVSFGLSFIEKETANQNALSEIYKNSSITVKIFYSILLFIFSVVVAPLVEELAFRDSIFTGVGNKWFAMIISSLAFAMVHVGMGDVQNIYIYLIPSIILSATFIYTEGNVTYSWLVHLGSNLITFIWMIAGRN; via the coding sequence ATGAAATTAATAATTAATAAACTCAAAAATTTTATGAAATCATCATTAAACAAAATGAGATTTCAAGATCAATTACCAGAAGAAGTTAAATTCAAATTTAATGTTTTTAATCCTTTGATTGATGGAATCATATTCGCAACTTCAGTTCTATTTGTGCCATTAATAGTTCTTATAATATTAAAATTCACAATAAACGCAAATACAGAAGAAGACACACAAAGTATTATAAATCTTGTGTTTGTTTCAGTTCAAATATTTTGCTCTGCAATAGGTTGTTTTGTTTTATATAAAAGAGACAATGAACTTTTCACAAGAACCAATGCTTTTGGTATTTATGCTTTTATAGTATTACCTTTCTTATTTGTAATAATTTTAGGTTCGTTATTTTTAGCTTTATCTGGTTGAAACAGCAAAAATAATCCGGTAGCAACTCAATTTGTATCAATGACACTACAAATCATTGCAGAAGTTGTTGTAGGAATAATATTATTTATTAAAGTGCCATTTTTGAAAGATAGAATTTTTTTGACTTTGAAAAAAGAATGAAAAAAAGTAATAGTAGTAGTTTTAATAATGACAATCGTTTTATTCGCTGTATCATTTGGATTAAGTTTTATTGAAAAAGAAACAGCAAATCAAAATGCACTTAGTGAAATTTATAAAAACTCTTCAATTACAGTTAAAATATTTTATTCAATTTTATTATTTATTTTTAGTGTTGTTGTTGCACCATTAGTTGAAGAACTAGCATTTAGAGATTCAATTTTTACAGGAGTTGGTAATAAGTGATTTGCAATGATCATTTCATCATTAGCTTTTGCTATGGTACATGTAGGTATGGGAGATGTTCAAAACATTTACATATATTTAATTCCATCAATTATATTATCAGCAACTTTTATTTACACAGAAGGTAATGTAACCTATTCATGATTAGTTCATTTAGGATCAAACCTTATAACATTTATTTGAATGATCGCAGGGAGAAACTAA
- a CDS encoding RluA family pseudouridine synthase: MNTFKANQNDDNQSLFKFLKKNYKTTPLSVIYKWLRKGDIKINGKRIKDKDYLIKANDEIIVYDNNKPVLRDDFKKITNYDIDVIYEDSNLLIVKKPYNVEVHSPVKTSMDDIVKNYLFDTNQYNPSEENSYVISHIHRLDKLTSGLIMYAKNKQTHDIMVEAIQDKEKIEKYYRCRIDVPVTESLIAKGWIKYDPIIQKSVFSEEFRSDYKEATTIFNVVSLDVTNEQTELEVQILTGRKHQIRATLEYYGASIINDSRYSGTIINNEKMIFLFANKLVFNGFEGNLENLNGKIIEIEPTW; this comes from the coding sequence ATGAATACATTTAAAGCAAATCAAAATGATGATAATCAGTCATTATTTAAATTTTTAAAAAAGAATTATAAAACAACACCTCTATCAGTTATTTACAAATGACTAAGAAAAGGTGACATTAAAATTAATGGAAAAAGAATTAAGGATAAAGATTATTTAATTAAAGCTAATGATGAAATTATTGTTTATGACAATAACAAACCAGTTTTAAGGGATGATTTCAAAAAAATAACAAATTATGATATTGACGTTATATATGAAGATTCAAATCTTTTAATTGTTAAAAAACCTTATAACGTTGAAGTCCATTCTCCAGTTAAAACAAGTATGGATGATATTGTTAAGAATTATTTATTTGACACAAATCAATATAATCCTAGTGAAGAGAATTCATATGTTATAAGTCATATTCATAGATTGGATAAATTAACATCTGGACTAATTATGTATGCAAAAAATAAACAAACACATGACATTATGGTGGAAGCAATTCAAGATAAAGAAAAAATTGAAAAATACTACCGTTGTAGAATTGATGTTCCAGTAACAGAAAGTTTAATTGCTAAGGGATGAATTAAATATGATCCAATAATTCAAAAATCAGTATTTAGCGAAGAATTTAGAAGTGATTACAAAGAAGCTACAACAATATTTAATGTTGTTAGTTTAGATGTAACTAATGAACAAACTGAACTTGAAGTTCAAATATTAACAGGAAGAAAGCACCAAATTAGAGCTACTCTTGAATATTATGGCGCTTCAATTATCAATGATTCTAGATATTCTGGAACAATAATAAACAATGAAAAAATGATTTTTTTATTTGCTAATAAATTAGTGTTCAATGGTTTTGAAGGAAATTTGGAAAATCTAAATGGTAAAATTATAGAAATAGAACCAACCTGATAA
- a CDS encoding transporter translates to MQPEATNATENIVIKTSARTSVWSALVGVAISLTNTIIQILMIYWILSAYGTEFNGFVRISMSIAIIGGTCEGALGITTVILMAKPIMEKDWITANESFSTAKRKYRNKLWRGLIFVTLISILYPLEIALAPHFLQGDPITTSITGPIIKDGMDPITIHLWELGFVCFFFGFKQVVSSSIFGIYENVLEADKQNYLRRAIILFTDVIVYMLIISLLSYINFKGIHISPVLVFLPIVIYPFIRGFMIMVYVKRKYPWIKFYSDFNDHNLVRKSSKLFFSSLGINTLMNADIIILLIVLGASGLKTTSMLSIYMIVGINIRIIMLNFIVSFREFFISQILREGRIEWKTYTNYELYTYIVAAFSFVMISILTPFVATGLFGNVIAKDFDGTEASAIYQAEALKYIFSGQEFSILFGLSTSAIIIVQGQYVLVQAKGIEKRTTKWLNLIATWYVVTEAITLVLIYFFAFNSGDKPNWIPNIIRYFYIIKLIFMMIAYFFLWSFTWTHITYNSSLKNVIPNFIFLLVPVISTSLFIKYGLSQFALIKINIATTEAGTISVIVDSISIPTIVSVLAITGITSLPICIILPLIFRPKIGLNIIVNLPIVKQIIQKNSSKLKIARFIDAGINAEEESNQNDQIMKSLYDQIEENNEIINDENYFEKRYKYKNTPKVYTLKPTETTVAKVKTKK, encoded by the coding sequence ATGCAACCTGAAGCTACAAATGCAACAGAAAACATAGTTATAAAGACATCAGCTAGAACTAGTGTTTGAAGTGCGCTAGTTGGAGTTGCTATTTCTTTAACAAATACCATTATTCAAATTCTTATGATTTATTGAATTTTGAGTGCTTATGGTACTGAATTTAATGGGTTCGTAAGAATATCAATGTCAATCGCTATTATTGGTGGTACATGTGAAGGTGCTTTAGGAATAACTACAGTTATTTTAATGGCAAAACCAATCATGGAAAAAGATTGAATTACAGCAAATGAATCTTTTTCAACAGCAAAAAGAAAATATCGTAATAAATTATGAAGAGGATTAATTTTTGTAACTTTAATTTCAATTTTATATCCTCTTGAAATTGCTTTAGCTCCACATTTTTTACAAGGAGATCCAATTACAACAAGTATTACAGGACCAATTATTAAAGATGGAATGGATCCAATTACAATACATTTATGAGAATTAGGATTTGTTTGTTTCTTTTTTGGGTTCAAGCAAGTTGTTAGTTCTTCTATTTTTGGTATTTATGAAAATGTCCTTGAAGCTGACAAACAAAACTATTTAAGAAGAGCAATTATTTTGTTTACTGATGTAATTGTATATATGTTAATTATTTCCTTACTAAGTTATATAAATTTTAAAGGAATACATATTAGTCCTGTTTTAGTTTTCTTACCCATTGTTATTTATCCTTTTATTCGTGGATTTATGATTATGGTATATGTTAAAAGAAAATACCCATGAATTAAATTTTACTCAGATTTTAACGATCATAATTTAGTGAGAAAATCATCAAAACTTTTCTTTTCTTCATTAGGAATAAATACTTTGATGAATGCTGACATTATTATTCTTCTTATTGTTTTAGGAGCTTCTGGTCTTAAAACAACATCTATGTTATCTATTTATATGATAGTAGGTATTAATATAAGAATTATTATGTTAAATTTTATTGTTTCTTTTAGAGAGTTCTTTATATCTCAAATTTTAAGAGAAGGAAGAATAGAATGAAAAACATATACAAACTATGAACTTTATACATATATTGTTGCTGCATTTAGTTTTGTTATGATTTCGATCCTTACACCTTTTGTTGCAACCGGATTATTTGGAAACGTTATTGCAAAAGATTTTGATGGAACAGAAGCTAGCGCTATATATCAAGCAGAAGCATTAAAATATATATTTTCTGGACAAGAATTTTCAATATTATTTGGTTTATCTACAAGTGCCATTATTATAGTACAAGGTCAGTATGTTTTAGTTCAAGCTAAAGGTATTGAGAAAAGAACAACTAAATGATTGAACTTGATTGCAACTTGATATGTAGTAACAGAAGCTATAACTTTAGTATTAATTTACTTTTTTGCTTTTAACTCAGGAGATAAACCTAATTGAATACCTAATATTATTAGATACTTTTACATAATCAAATTAATATTTATGATGATTGCTTACTTCTTCTTGTGGTCATTTACTTGAACGCATATAACTTATAATTCTTCATTAAAAAATGTAATACCAAACTTTATATTCTTATTAGTTCCAGTTATTTCAACATCTTTATTTATAAAATATGGATTAAGTCAATTTGCTTTAATAAAAATAAATATTGCAACTACTGAAGCTGGTACAATAAGTGTTATTGTGGATTCAATTTCTATTCCAACAATTGTTAGTGTACTCGCCATTACAGGGATTACAAGTTTACCAATTTGTATTATATTGCCTTTAATATTCAGACCAAAAATTGGTTTAAATATTATTGTTAACTTACCGATTGTTAAACAAATTATTCAAAAAAATAGTAGTAAATTAAAAATTGCTAGGTTCATTGATGCAGGTATTAATGCTGAAGAAGAATCAAATCAAAATGATCAAATAATGAAATCTTTATACGATCAAATTGAAGAAAATAATGAAATAATTAATGATGAAAATTATTTTGAAAAAAGATATAAATATAAAAATACACCAAAAGTTTATACACTAAAACCTACTGAAACAACAGTTGCAAAAGTGAAAACTAAAAAATAA
- a CDS encoding glycosyltransferase, which yields MLVSFIISSQAREEKLFKTINTLKKQTNDSYELIIVVDEPNIEKEAIDFVRDQFIENDKIMLIFNSKGQGESLNWNNGIELARGEYVSFLKEGDLINENYVQTVQNIVESNEAKIDLIEVQYEQSNLFEGDTQPLLETNKLYDLQDNKEVFAYISQEIYGKLFRSKFIKDFRITFKKNVRFDMLFLFMALAHSRNFYLSGDVLFKHKVSVPKYSIFDIVNQWPHVLNYYRRIGTYKEFKDELNFAANYCMAYDFLNLSKSIKNPAINKKAILFVNTKLDRKVKEFTTQNAIFLENANPDFTIRMENFNSFINERLKKLG from the coding sequence ATGTTAGTTTCATTTATTATTTCTAGCCAAGCTAGAGAAGAAAAATTATTTAAAACAATTAATACACTAAAAAAACAAACTAATGATTCATATGAGTTAATCATAGTAGTTGACGAACCAAACATTGAAAAAGAAGCTATAGATTTTGTTAGAGATCAGTTTATTGAAAACGACAAAATTATGCTAATCTTTAATTCAAAAGGTCAAGGAGAATCATTAAATTGAAATAATGGGATAGAGTTAGCTCGCGGTGAGTATGTTTCATTTTTAAAAGAAGGGGATTTAATTAATGAAAATTATGTACAGACAGTACAAAACATTGTTGAATCAAACGAAGCTAAAATAGATTTAATTGAAGTTCAGTATGAACAATCAAATTTATTTGAGGGTGATACACAACCATTATTAGAAACAAATAAATTGTATGATTTACAAGATAATAAAGAAGTATTTGCTTATATTTCACAAGAAATTTATGGTAAATTATTTAGAAGTAAATTTATAAAAGATTTTAGAATAACTTTCAAAAAGAATGTTAGATTTGATATGTTATTTTTATTTATGGCACTTGCACACTCAAGAAACTTTTATTTATCAGGAGATGTTTTATTTAAACATAAAGTATCTGTACCTAAATACTCAATTTTTGATATAGTTAATCAATGACCTCACGTATTAAACTACTACAGAAGAATTGGAACATATAAAGAATTTAAAGATGAATTAAACTTTGCAGCCAATTACTGTATGGCATATGATTTCTTGAATCTTTCAAAAAGCATCAAGAATCCAGCTATTAATAAAAAAGCAATTTTATTTGTTAATACAAAACTTGACAGAAAAGTGAAGGAATTCACAACACAAAATGCAATTTTCTTAGAAAACGCAAACCCAGATTTCACAATAAGAATGGAAAATTTCAATAGCTTTATTAATGAACGACTAAAAAAATTAGGATAA
- a CDS encoding ATP-dependent helicase encodes MNNLLLQLNEQQLAAVTITDKPLRIVAGAGSGKTKVITTKIAYLIEELKMAPYKILAVTFTNKAAREMRDRVTKIIPDLKSNPHISTFHAWCSRVLREDFELVGLNKNFLIIDQGDQIAILRSLINEHFSHLPELKKYTEKKIIYRIGNWKNDLTSPLEATEECYSGIERAIATLYQKYEDYLKTINSIDFNDLQVLVFKLFNEHPEALEKWRNRYDYVMVDEFQDTNDLQFDLIKFLTRDKNNLTVVGDPDQTIYSWRGAKVDIILNFTKSFSNGVSITLNQNYRSTQKILDLANDFINNNKNREAKDIFTNNATGDLPIIKECESRNDEARYVTLKIKELIKDGYEYKDIFVLYRLNAWSQEFEKEFQNNKIPFQLIGGIRFKDRKVIKEANAFLRTLATQDEQAVERVLKSIPKVGDVTIKKLKEKANDMNVSLYDLIVNEDELHINQVSKHLTTIRNVLSNSVNVYNESKNIRMTLQYMLVESGYIQKLKDTEKKEDLSYIDSLYDQLENFDKSYQTEELNEGSTDKIVSYLQEEALLNSDADDIEAQKVTLLTVHAAKGLENKIVFVVGLNQDVFPGRLSSNSAREIEEERRTLYVAITRAEEKVYITYIKGEFSFISQSELAPSKFIKEFDQDLYQFEGKYQKSSNPFANTSHLSSIKSNQHVKTSAGYEKNDVIEHMIFGDGVVIEINDQTMKVAFSSSYGIMPISVNDATISKKN; translated from the coding sequence ATGAATAATTTATTATTACAATTAAATGAACAACAATTGGCAGCGGTGACAATAACAGACAAACCGTTAAGAATAGTTGCTGGTGCTGGTTCTGGTAAAACTAAAGTAATTACCACAAAAATTGCTTATTTAATTGAAGAACTAAAAATGGCTCCTTATAAAATATTAGCTGTGACTTTTACCAATAAAGCAGCAAGAGAGATGAGAGATAGAGTAACAAAAATTATACCTGACTTAAAAAGTAATCCTCATATTTCTACATTTCATGCTTGATGTTCAAGAGTTTTAAGAGAAGATTTTGAATTAGTAGGTTTAAATAAAAACTTTTTAATTATCGATCAAGGTGATCAAATTGCAATTTTAAGAAGTTTAATAAATGAACACTTTAGTCATTTACCTGAATTAAAAAAATACACAGAGAAAAAAATTATTTATAGAATTGGTAATTGAAAGAATGATTTAACATCTCCATTAGAAGCAACAGAAGAATGTTATAGTGGGATTGAAAGAGCTATTGCTACGTTATATCAAAAATATGAAGATTATTTAAAAACAATAAATTCAATTGATTTTAATGATTTACAAGTTCTTGTTTTTAAACTTTTTAATGAGCATCCTGAAGCTTTAGAAAAATGAAGAAATAGATATGATTATGTTATGGTTGATGAGTTTCAAGACACCAACGATCTACAGTTTGATTTAATAAAATTTTTAACAAGAGATAAAAATAATTTAACAGTAGTTGGAGACCCAGATCAAACAATATATTCTTGACGTGGGGCAAAAGTTGATATTATTTTGAATTTTACAAAATCATTTTCAAACGGTGTTAGCATCACTCTTAATCAAAATTATAGATCAACTCAGAAAATTTTAGACTTAGCAAATGACTTTATTAATAATAATAAAAATAGAGAAGCTAAAGATATTTTTACAAATAATGCAACAGGAGATTTACCAATAATTAAAGAATGTGAATCTAGAAATGATGAAGCAAGATATGTAACTTTAAAAATTAAAGAATTAATCAAAGATGGTTATGAGTATAAAGACATTTTTGTACTATACAGGCTTAATGCTTGATCACAAGAATTTGAAAAAGAATTTCAAAATAATAAAATTCCTTTTCAATTAATTGGTGGAATTCGTTTTAAAGACAGAAAAGTAATTAAAGAAGCAAATGCTTTTTTAAGAACTTTAGCTACACAAGATGAACAAGCTGTTGAAAGAGTTTTAAAAAGCATTCCAAAAGTTGGAGATGTAACAATTAAGAAATTAAAAGAAAAAGCCAATGACATGAATGTATCGCTTTATGACTTAATTGTTAATGAAGATGAATTGCATATAAATCAAGTTTCAAAACATTTGACAACAATAAGAAATGTTCTTTCAAACTCTGTAAATGTTTATAATGAAAGCAAGAATATCAGAATGACATTGCAATATATGCTTGTTGAGTCAGGATATATTCAAAAATTGAAGGATACAGAAAAAAAAGAAGATTTAAGTTACATAGATTCATTGTATGATCAACTAGAAAATTTTGATAAATCATATCAAACTGAAGAATTAAACGAAGGATCAACAGATAAAATAGTTTCTTATTTACAAGAAGAAGCACTATTAAATTCTGATGCTGATGATATTGAAGCACAAAAAGTTACTTTATTAACTGTACATGCTGCAAAAGGTTTAGAAAATAAAATAGTTTTTGTTGTCGGGCTTAATCAAGATGTATTTCCAGGTAGATTATCTTCAAATTCAGCTAGAGAAATAGAAGAAGAAAGAAGAACTTTATATGTTGCTATAACAAGAGCAGAAGAAAAAGTTTATATAACGTATATTAAAGGTGAATTTTCATTTATTTCACAATCAGAATTAGCACCATCAAAATTTATTAAGGAATTCGACCAAGATTTATATCAGTTTGAAGGTAAATATCAAAAGAGTTCAAATCCGTTTGCCAATACAAGTCACTTAAGCTCAATCAAATCAAATCAGCATGTGAAAACATCTGCAGGATATGAGAAGAATGATGTTATAGAACACATGATTTTTGGTGATGGAGTTGTTATTGAAATAAACGACCAAACAATGAAGGTTGCTTTTAGTTCAAGTTATGGAATTATGCCAATTTCAGTTAATGACGCAACCATATCAAAGAAAAATTAA
- the tsf gene encoding translation elongation factor Ts encodes MAVNAQLIKELREITQAGMMDCKKALEATDGNIEDAIVWLRENGLAKAAKKSDRVAAEGVALAKEDDKKVVILEVNSETDFVAQNEKFINLIDEIANVLLASNAKTLEEGLALKTNSGETIEQVLVSATATIGEKIQLRRFTLIEKEAGNTTTLYNHANKRVSVALNFKGTLDSTDAYNLAMHVAAMSPQYKSIDEIPAEFKESEFSIIKAEAKEDPKLQGKPENVLENILKGKLSKRLSEISLVDQQYVVDESFKVGQFLESKKVTLIDMVRYEVGEGIEKVVTDFASEVAAQLGN; translated from the coding sequence ATGGCTGTAAACGCACAATTAATTAAAGAATTAAGAGAAATTACACAAGCTGGTATGATGGACTGTAAAAAAGCTTTAGAAGCAACTGATGGAAACATCGAAGATGCAATCGTTTGATTAAGAGAAAACGGATTAGCTAAAGCTGCTAAAAAATCAGACCGTGTAGCTGCTGAGGGTGTAGCATTAGCTAAAGAAGACGACAAAAAAGTTGTTATTCTTGAAGTTAACTCAGAAACTGATTTCGTTGCACAAAACGAAAAATTTATAAATTTAATCGATGAAATTGCTAATGTATTATTAGCTTCAAATGCTAAAACTTTAGAAGAAGGTTTAGCATTAAAAACAAACTCTGGAGAAACAATTGAACAAGTTTTAGTTAGTGCTACAGCAACAATTGGAGAAAAAATTCAATTAAGAAGATTTACTTTAATTGAAAAAGAAGCTGGAAATACAACTACTTTATACAATCATGCAAACAAAAGAGTTTCAGTTGCATTGAACTTTAAAGGAACACTTGATTCAACAGATGCATACAACTTAGCTATGCACGTTGCCGCAATGAGTCCACAATACAAAAGCATTGATGAAATCCCTGCTGAGTTTAAAGAATCAGAATTTAGCATCATTAAAGCTGAAGCTAAAGAAGATCCAAAATTACAAGGTAAACCAGAAAATGTTTTAGAAAACATTTTAAAAGGAAAATTATCAAAACGTTTATCAGAAATTAGTTTAGTAGACCAACAATATGTTGTTGATGAAAGTTTTAAAGTAGGTCAATTCTTAGAATCTAAAAAAGTAACTTTAATTGACATGGTTAGATATGAAGTTGGAGAAGGAATTGAAAAAGTAGTTACTGACTTTGCAAGTGAAGTAGCTGCTCAATTAGGTAACTAG
- the def gene encoding peptide deformylase, protein MSIKNYLLQNEIPTNEWLTKDDNKEVIRSVSTKVADVNNLSKDEELTMKKLIDFVVASQDEEFNYEGKEDYLRPAVGLAAPQIGVNKDMFYIRFNLPNNQIEEYAMINTEYLAKSSRMAALEEGEGCLSVDEDKHGIVPRSWIISVKGFDWLKKEWVELKLKDYRSIVFQHEMDHNIGNLYYDHINVNEPEFIGEDWVVL, encoded by the coding sequence ATGAGTATAAAAAATTATTTATTACAAAATGAAATACCAACTAACGAATGATTAACAAAAGATGATAACAAAGAAGTAATTAGATCTGTTTCTACAAAAGTAGCAGATGTTAATAACTTATCAAAAGATGAAGAACTAACAATGAAAAAATTAATTGATTTTGTTGTAGCTAGTCAAGACGAAGAATTTAATTATGAAGGTAAAGAAGACTATTTACGTCCCGCTGTAGGGCTTGCCGCACCTCAAATTGGTGTAAATAAAGATATGTTTTATATTAGATTTAATTTACCAAACAACCAAATAGAAGAGTATGCAATGATTAACACAGAATACCTGGCAAAATCATCAAGAATGGCAGCATTAGAAGAAGGCGAAGGATGTTTAAGTGTTGATGAAGACAAACATGGAATTGTCCCAAGATCTTGAATAATTTCTGTTAAGGGGTTTGACTGATTAAAAAAAGAATGAGTCGAATTAAAACTTAAAGACTATCGCTCTATTGTTTTTCAACATGAAATGGACCACAATATTGGTAACTTATACTATGACCATATTAATGTTAATGAACCTGAATTTATTGGCGAAGATTGAGTTGTTCTTTAA
- a CDS encoding RDD family protein, whose amino-acid sequence MFEVNKNVDGNYELLKVEENALKENEFYLPSLWKIFFARLTDLIISSLLFLILGFIFKDQAKEGNWIFLFIIFSAALIWNFSYFVLLPYFFNGKTVGKIIFRIKLVKFKASEKLKFKDIFERELWFILLPWCLLYLGNILFLFLMSKYDKTKSSGYLDAGYIIYQLNYWIFLIWNIAIALSIKLQKNHQASVDMKNKVIVVLEKQKQTKIYKNQSGKSVLKETPGKFDDAILNEIGNSEEKEFYNSIQVDKPSLTENLKIEKKNQKQIEQKEKGESHE is encoded by the coding sequence ATGTTTGAAGTAAATAAAAATGTTGATGGAAATTATGAATTATTAAAAGTAGAAGAAAACGCATTAAAGGAAAATGAATTTTATTTACCAAGTTTATGAAAAATATTTTTTGCAAGACTTACAGATTTAATTATTAGTTCTTTATTATTTTTAATTTTAGGATTTATCTTTAAAGATCAAGCTAAAGAAGGTAATTGAATTTTCTTATTTATAATTTTTTCAGCAGCATTAATATGAAATTTTTCCTACTTTGTTTTACTACCATACTTTTTTAATGGTAAAACAGTAGGAAAAATTATTTTTAGAATAAAGTTAGTGAAATTTAAAGCAAGCGAAAAATTAAAATTCAAGGATATATTTGAACGCGAATTATGATTTATATTACTACCATGGTGTCTATTATATTTAGGAAACATACTTTTTCTTTTCTTAATGTCAAAATATGATAAGACTAAATCTAGTGGTTACTTAGATGCAGGTTATATAATATATCAATTAAACTATTGAATTTTTTTAATTTGAAATATTGCCATAGCACTGTCAATTAAATTACAAAAAAATCATCAAGCATCAGTAGATATGAAGAACAAAGTTATAGTTGTTTTAGAAAAACAAAAGCAAACAAAAATTTATAAAAATCAATCTGGCAAATCTGTTTTAAAAGAAACACCAGGTAAATTTGATGATGCAATTTTAAATGAAATTGGTAACTCAGAGGAAAAAGAATTTTATAATTCAATACAAGTTGATAAACCTAGCTTAACTGAAAATTTAAAAATTGAAAAAAAGAATCAAAAACAAATAGAACAAAAAGAAAAAGGAGAAAGCCATGAATAA
- the rpsB gene encoding 30S ribosomal protein S2, whose product MAYKEVTRDELSAAGVQYGHQTKRWNPKMAPFIYGSKSKNHVIDLEKTLIQLRQAEKLVQSIGAKGEKVLFVGTRRSAKLAVKEAALRSGNYYVNQRWLGGTLTNFKTIVKRIKALWEIEESEKNGQLALRTKKEQILILKEKANLEKSLGGIKQMRKLPAALIVVDPKSDEIAVKEAIKLNIPVIGLCDTNVDPDIVTLPIPANDDLQESVNIMINALVDAFADGANLKLAPSVLKTVVVKRERTEGENNYSNNRSWNKPERTNN is encoded by the coding sequence ATGGCATACAAAGAAGTAACAAGAGATGAGTTATCTGCTGCTGGTGTTCAATACGGTCACCAAACAAAAAGATGAAATCCAAAAATGGCACCATTTATTTATGGGTCAAAATCAAAAAACCACGTAATTGATTTAGAAAAAACTTTAATTCAATTAAGACAAGCTGAAAAATTAGTTCAATCAATCGGAGCTAAAGGTGAAAAAGTTTTATTCGTAGGAACAAGACGTTCAGCTAAATTAGCTGTTAAAGAAGCTGCATTAAGATCAGGAAACTATTATGTTAACCAAAGATGATTAGGTGGAACTTTAACTAACTTCAAAACAATCGTAAAAAGAATTAAAGCTTTATGAGAAATTGAAGAATCAGAAAAAAATGGACAATTAGCTTTAAGAACTAAAAAAGAACAAATCTTAATTTTAAAAGAAAAAGCTAACTTAGAAAAATCATTAGGTGGAATCAAACAAATGCGTAAATTACCTGCTGCATTAATTGTTGTAGATCCTAAATCAGATGAAATTGCTGTTAAAGAAGCAATTAAATTAAACATTCCAGTTATCGGATTATGTGATACTAACGTTGATCCAGATATCGTAACTTTACCAATTCCTGCAAACGATGATTTACAAGAATCAGTAAACATTATGATCAATGCTTTAGTTGATGCATTCGCTGATGGAGCTAATTTAAAATTAGCACCTTCAGTTTTAAAAACAGTTGTTGTTAAACGTGAAAGAACAGAAGGCGAAAACAACTACTCAAACAACAGAAGCTGAAATAAACCTGAAAGAACAAATAACTAA